One Mangifera indica cultivar Alphonso chromosome 4, CATAS_Mindica_2.1, whole genome shotgun sequence genomic region harbors:
- the LOC123212741 gene encoding uncharacterized protein LOC123212741: protein MEEYSGEDFPGFQIGVHKEEYVFKRPLSRLQRRAPCPLKLIKPINNASSAESNGASKAMGCSLNSSSSPTPQSSLSSSSSSSSSSFGSFHQSKDPIPLLSPLVLPSMLESSLTQEGNTAKSH from the coding sequence ATGGAGGAGTACTCAGGTGAAGACTTCCCTGGATTCCAGATTGGTGTTCACAAAGAAGAGTATGTGTTTAAAAGGCCACTGAGCAGACTGCAAAGGCGAGCTCCATGTCCTCTGAAGCTCATTAAGCCTATTAATAATGCTTCTTCTGCTGAAAGCAATGGTGCATCTAAAGCAATGGGTTGCAGTTTGAATTCATCCTCATCCCCAACACCAcaatcatcattatcatcatcttcttcttcttcttcttcttccttcggTTCGTTCCATCAAAGTAAAGATCCCATCCCTCTGCTATCCCCACTTGTGTTGCCTTCTATGCTGGAATCTTCACTTACACAAGAAGGAAATACTGCAAAATCACATTGA
- the LOC123213811 gene encoding uncharacterized protein LOC123213811 isoform X1, translating into MRGEGVLRDHSQGRQWPGKRTLRGCKMKGNLDNVVYIDVDSENLDNVIIIDVPESLQQKIRGSNLGKGKNIQFRGIINIDDDESNGVEFSGVGVEGGTDLDSDTSSSKSFPAPESVHNSLNLSDDECQVVSEKNSVFRVSKCKQSCSGKFPCRNRYGLSSESESDSSDSDCSDCELMEGSFGKLHKEWEKASLKRKSNFCGGKSGFEDQSSPSCANDDAGAEGGKRAEQHSDAAAHCKSSTDNYKKHNSAFDPTDDRDLGSSLNSGMRCSFVESDQNVGQESSFHDEEQISPKTGTCFMGKQKKFIGERVTPQGFNWFFNHSKTGLEDEDGFLFKGQKSGTTYSNNERVFPSDKYEEFSQTSSCCASHQKAHNTGTGFMEKEKPVCKEPFVSSSRPSYKARAECSAAPFEHNVGDAFDESFLFKTSSPRMPEICNEKVGQVDTEKPDPERISECNTECAETQSKQGNSCSEELGEQVIGSTADSRPCNGRDPVYAQSDAVIPDLQNDIISKREKLKETDEYKRAMEEEWASRQLQLQIQGEEAQRLRKKRRAESIRLLDMERRQKLRLEEIRETQKKDEENMNLKEQLRVEVRKELHKLETTCIDMASLLQALGINVGGSFHPLSHEVRAAYKRALLKFHPDRASKTDIRQQVEAEEKFKLISRMKEKFLLT; encoded by the exons ATGAGAGGGGAAGGAGTTCTAAGAGATCATTCTCAAGGTAGACAGTGGCCTGGGAAGCGAACTCTTAGGGGCTGCAAGATGAAAGGGAATCTTGATAATGTTGTTTACATTGATGTCGACAGTGAAAATCTTGATAATGTCATTATCATTGATGTTCCTGAGTCTTTGCAACAAAAAATACGGGGATCTAATTTAGGGAAAGGTAAAAATATTCAGTTCAGAGGCATAATTAacattgatgatgatgaaagcAATGGAGTGGAGTTTTCCGGGGTTGGTGTAGAAGGTGGTACTGATTTGGACAGTGATACCTCTTCTAGCAAAAGTTTTCCTGCTCCTGAATCTGTGCATAATTCTCTGAACTTAAGCGATGATGAATGCCAGGTTGTTAGTGAAAAAAATTCTGTATTCAGAGTATCTAAGTGCAAGCAGTCCTGCTCTGGGAAATTTCCCTGTAGAAATCGTTATGGTTTAAGTTCAGAGAGCGAGAGTGACTCATCAGATAGTGATTGTTCTGATTGTGAGCTGATGGAAGGTTCTTTTGGAAAGCTTCATAAAGAGTGGGAAAAAGCTTCTCTGAAgagaaaatctaatttttgtgGAGGTAAATCTGGTTTTGAGGATCAATCTAGTCCCTCTTGTGCCAATGATGATGCAGGTGCTGAAGGAGGGAAAAGGGCTGAACAACACTCTGATGCTGCTGCTCACTGTAAATCTAGCACTGACAATTATAAGAAGCATAATTCTGCCTTTGATCCAACAGATGACCGAGACTTGGGCTCTTCTCTAAATTCTGGAATGAGATGTTCTTTTGTGGAGTCTGATCAGAATGTTGGCCAAGAAAGTAGTTTTCATGATGAAGAGCAAATATCTCCTAAGACGGGAACCTGCTTTATGGGtaagcaaaaaaaatttataggaGAACGGGTTACTCCACAAGGATTTAACTGGTTTTTTAACCATAGTAAAACTGGTTTGGAGGATGAAGACGGTTTTTTATTCAAGGGCCAAAAATCTGGTACAACATATTCTAATAATGAGAGAGTTTTTCCAAGTGACAAATATGAAGAGTTTTCTCAGACATCTAGTTGCTGTGCGTCTCATCAAAAGGCTCATAATACTGGAACTGGATTCATGGAAAAAGAGAAACCTGTTTGTAAGGAGCCCTTTGTTTCAAGTTCTCGACCATCTTACAAAGCAAGAGCTGAATGTAGTGCAGCTCCTTTTGAGCATAATGTCGGGGATGCCTTTGACGAATCTTTCTTATTCAAGACTTCCTCACCAAGGATGCCGGAAATTTGTAATGAGAAGGTTGGCCAAGTAGATACAGAGAAACCTGACCCTGAGAGGATTTCTGAGTGTAACACAGAGTGTGCTGAAACACAAAGTAAGCAGGGGAATTCATGTTCTGAAGAACTTGGGGAGCAAGTTATTGGTTCAACAGCTGATAGTCGACCATGTAATGGAAGGGATCCAGTTTATGCTCAAAGTGATGCTGTGATACCTGATTtgcaaaatgatataattagtAAACGTGAAAAACTCAAGGAGACTGATGAATACAAGCGAGCAATGGAAGAAGAATGGGCATCCAGGCAGCTGCAGCTACAAATTCAG GGAGAAGAGGCCCAAAGGTTGCGTAAGAAAAGACGAGCAGAAAGCATCCGTTTATTAGACATGGAGAGAAGGCAAAAACTACGGCTGGAAGAAATTAGGGAGACACAAAAGAAG GATGAGGAGAATATGAACTTGAAAGAGCAACTCCGTGTTGAAGTGAGAAAGGAGCTTCATAAATTGGAAACAACATGCATTGATATGGCCTCATTACTTCAAGCCTTGGGAATCAATGTTGGAGGGAGTTTTCATCCCTTGTCACATGAA GTACGTGCAGCTTATAAACGAGCTTTGTTAAAATTTCATCCTGACCGTGCATCAAAGACTGACATTCGACAGCAAGTTGAAGCCGAGGaaaaatttaagcttatttCTCGCATGAAggagaaatttttattaacttaa
- the LOC123213812 gene encoding cytochrome P450 CYP749A22-like, translated as MMATMTVYLSGCLCLLLLLVVFKFIHKFWWTPICIQSKMRSQGIKGPSYKFIHGNFKEIISMRNGIKMNSREISHHILPIIQPHIYSWLKLFGRNFILWHGPTAQLYVTEPELIREILNDKDGAYPKRKLAYISKKLFGDGLATAQGQKWLKQRKLANYTFHAETLKNMIPSMIASVEMMLERWRQYEGKEIDVFQEFKVLTSEIISRTAFGSSYLEGKNIFNMLTTMVTIILRSSFRIRIPVLDKLVRTPDDIESDKLQQDIRDSIIKMIKKREKDMQRGELESYGGDFLGALIKANHSVDENQKISIDDVVDECKTFYFAGHETTASLLSWTILLLATHTHWQDRARKEVLELFGQQNPNPDSISRLKIMSMIINESLRLYSPATDLIRETNKEIKLGRLIVPANMHITISVPAVHHDPHLWGEDAHLFKPERFAEGVAKATNNNMAAFLPFGLGPRTCVGLNFASIETKLTLSMILQRYKFTLSPTYVHSPVQFITVQPQHGLQVLLHAF; from the exons ATGATGGCAACCATGACCGTCTACCTTTCAGGTTGTTTATGCTTGCTACTCCTCTTAGTTGTCTTCAAGTTTATTCACAAATTCTGGTGGACTCCAATCTGCATACAGTCGAAGATGAGATCACAAGGTATCAAAGGTCCTTCCTACAAATTCATTCATGGAAATTTCAAAGAGATCATTAGCATGAGAAATGGAATTAAGATGAATTCCAGAGAAATATCCCATCACATATTGCCTATAATTCAACCTCATATTTACTCTTGGCTCAAGCTTTTTG GTAGAAACTTCATTCTATGGCATGGTCCGACAGCTCAATTATATGTTACGGAGCCTGAGCTCATCAGAGAGATACTGAATGATAAAGATGGAGCCTACCCCAAAAGAAAGCTGGCATATATTTCGAAGAAGCTTTTCGGAGATGGGCTTGCAACTGCGCAAGGTCAAAAATGGTTGAAGCAAAGGAAATTGGCCAACTACACTTTCCATGCGGAGACCTTGAAG AATATGATCCCTTCAATGATCGCGAGTGTGGAGATGATGCTAGAAAGATGGAGACAGTATGAAGGCAAGGAGATTGATGTATTCCAAGAATTCAAGGTTTTAACATCAGAAATTATCTCCAGGACGGCTTTTGGAAGCAGTTACTTGGAAGGGAAGAACATATTCAATATGCTAACAACGATGGTTACCATCATTCTCAGAAGTTCCTTCAGAATAAGGATTCCAGTACTTGA TAAGCTTGTGAGGACACCAGATGATATTGAATCAGACAAACTGCAACAAGATATACGAGACtccattattaaaatgataaagaagagagaaaaggatATGCAAAGGGGAGAACTTGAGAGCTATGGAGGTGATTTTCTTGGAGCGCTAATAAAGGCTAATCACAGTGTAGATGAGAATCAGAAAATATCCATAGATGATGTAGTCGATGAGTGCAAGACGTTTTACTTTGCTGGACATGAAACCACAGCCAGCTTACTCTCCTGGACTATTCTTCTTCTTGCAACACACACCCATTGGCAAGACAGAGCAAGAAAGGAAGTCCTTGAATTATTTGGACAACAAAATCCAAACCCAGATAGCATCTCCAGATTAAAGATC ATGAGTATGATTATCAATGAATCTTTAAGACTGTATTCTCCTGCTACTGACCTTATAAGGGAAACCAACAAGGAAATCAAATTGGGAAGGCTTATAGTACCAGCTAATATGCATATCACGATATCAGTTCCAGCGGTTCATCATGACCCTCATTTATGGGGAGAAGATGCTCACCTTTTCAAACCTGAAAGATTTGCAGAAGGGGTTGCTAAAGCTACCAACAACAACATGGCGGCATTTTTACCCTTTGGTTTGGGGCCTCGGACATGTGTAGGCTTGAATTTTGCATCTATAGAAACAAAGCTGACTCTCTCAATGATTCTGCAACGATACAAATTCACTCTGTCTCCAACTTATGTCCATTCACCAGTGCAGTTCATAACAGTTCAACCACAACATGGACTTCAAGTCTTGCTTCACGCCTTCTAA
- the LOC123212943 gene encoding ACT domain-containing protein ACR4-like, with protein sequence MEISMSFSQGSDDEYEKLFKRMNPPRVVIDNETCKNATVIQVDSQNKHGILLEVVQVLIDLNLIITKAYISSDGGWFMDVFNVTDQNGNKVTDEGMLDYIKKRLGPEGCYSSTMRSVGVKPSMEHTAIELTGCDRPGLLSEVSAVLTHLKCNVVNADVWTHKTRAAAVMHVTDEETGGPITDPDRLSRIKELLRNVLKGSNKSGGAKTAVAYEITHTDRRLHQMMFADRDYERTDVDTSDERLRPNVNVVNWYDKGYSVVTIKSKDRPKLLFDAVCTLTDMQYVVFHANIDAEGPEAYQEYYVRHIDGSPVKSDAEKERVIQCLKAAIERRVSEGLKLELCTSDRVGLLSDVTRIFRENSLTVTRAEVRTKAGKALNTFYVRDASGCRVDAKVIDSIRQTIGQTILKVKGNTEDLKQASQESPTRFLFGGFFKS encoded by the exons ATGG agATCAGCATGAGCTTTTCACAAGGCAGTGATGATGAATATGAGAAACTCTTCAAAAGAATGAACCCGCCCAG GGTTGTGATTGATAATGAAACCTGCAAGAATGCAACAGTGATACAG GTTGATAGTCAGAACAAACATGGAATACTTCTCGAAGTTGTACAGGTCCTTATTGATCTTAACCTCATCATAACTAAAGCTTATATTTCTTCTGATGGAGGCTGGTTTATGGATG TTTTTAATGTTACTGATCAAAATGGAAACAAGGTTACGGATGAAGGGATGCtagattatattaaaaag CGTCTTGGGCCAGAAGGTTGCTATTCATCTACAATGAGGTCTGTTGGGGTAAAACCATCTATGGAGCACACTGCAATTGAATTAACAGGATGTGACAGACCAGGTCTACTTTCAGAAGTGAGTGCTGTTCTCACTCACCTTAAATGCAATGTAGTTAATGCAGATGTGTGGACACACAAGACACGGGCTGCAGCTGTGATGCATGTGACTGATGAGGAAACTGGGGGGCCAATTACTGACCCAGATAGGCTCTCTAGGATTAAAGAACTTCTGCGCAATGTACTTAAAGGTAGCAACAAATCTGGGGGTGCTAAAACTGCAGTTGCTTATGAGATCACCCACACTGATAGGAGGCTTCACCAGATGATGTTTGCTGATCGGGATTATGAACGCACTGATGTAGATACCTCGGATGAAAGGCTACGGCCTAATGTGAATGTTGTTAATTGGTATGATAAAGGCTATTCAGTGGTTACAATTAAAAGTAAAGATAGGCCAAAGCTTCTCTTCGATGCAGTTTGCACTTTGACAGATATGCAGTATGTGGTATTTCATGCGAATATTGATGCTGAGGGGCCAGAAGCTTATCAG GAATACTACGTCAGGCATATAGATGGGTCCCCCGTAAAATCAGATGCAGAGAAAGAAAGAGTGATACAGTGTCTCAAAGCAGCTATTGAAAGAAGAGTATCTGAG GGTTTGAAGCTAGAATTGTGTACTTCCGACAGAGTTGGGCTGCTATCTGATGTCACTCGCATCTTCCGGGAAAACAGCCTCACTGTAACTAGAGCAGAAGTTAGAACTAAAGCAGGCAAAGCTCTCAATACGTTCTATGTTCGTGATGCATCAGGTTGTCGAGTGGATGCTAAAGTCATTGATTCCATCCGGCAAACAATAGGCCAGACTATACTTAAAGTGAAAGGCAACACTGAAGACTTAAAACAAGCATCTCAAGAATCTCCGACTAGATTCCTCTTTGGCGGTTTCTTCAAGTCTTga
- the LOC123214714 gene encoding D-aminoacyl-tRNA deacylase isoform X2 — MKMVSLIVATTIDPASINPAKALLSMPGWRPGPSLQEIKSFANQDVRVLQHDKSIVVEDDLDNRWEEATGEIVNEVIFLSRHTAVSNRPALTVHPIGVPHLREGDALPQGGRPGWAAPPNPRIGPWLRLLKKIAVSHNLVPEFEITLEGTHHGPITNKPTLFVEIGSTEEYWQRQDAAQVVAELIWEGLGLGEGVAVGNWSRENDKKKVLLGIGGGHYAPRHMDIVMKGDVWVGHLLSGYSLPMEEPSQLKADTDAKDIGGTWKQAIKEAFEATKTAFPGGEILAHLDQKSFKGWQKNAIFGYLSDLNIKVGKPNDFF; from the exons ATGAAAATGGTGTCTCTGATTGTCGCCACCACAATCGATCCAGCCTCCATAAACCCAGCCAAAGCGCTCTTGTCCATGCCTGGCTGGCGCCCCGGTCCTTCCTTACAG GAAATAAAGAGCTTTGCCAATCAGGATGTGAGAGTTTTACAACACGACAAAAGCATCGTGGTGGAGGATGATTTAGACAACCGTTGGGAGGAAGCTACTGGTGAAATAGTAAACGAAGTCATATTTCTCAGCAGACACACTGCCGTTTCGAACCGTCCTGCTCTCACTGTTCACCCAATCG GGGTGCCTCATTTACGTGAAGGAGATGCGTTGCCGCAGGGTGGCAGGCCTGGGTGGGCCGCGCCACCAAATCCAAGAATTGGTCCCTGGCTCAGACTCTTAAAGAAAATCGCTGTCTCTCATAATTTAGTTCCTGAATTTGAG ATTACATTGGAGGGTACACATCATGGGCCGATAACAAATAAGCCGACTTTGTTTGTTGAGATTG GTAGTACAGAGGAATATTGGCAGAGACAGGATGCTGCCCAAGTTGTTGCTGAG TTAATTTGGGAAGGACTTGGTCTTGGGGAAGGTGTGGCTGTAGGAAATTGGAGCAG GGAGAATGACAAGAAGAAGGTTCTTCTTGGGATAGGTGGAGGACATTATGCACCTCGACATATGGACATAGTTAT GAAAGGTGATGTTTGGGTAGGCCATCTACTCTCTGGATATTCATTGCCAATGGAAGAGCCAAGCCAGTTAAAAGCAGATACTGATGCCAAAGATATTGGTGGAACATGGAAGCAGGCCATTAAAGAAGCTTTTGAGGCTACCAAAACAGCTTTTCCTGGTGGGGAAATTCTGGCACATCTTGATCAGAA GAGTTTCAAGGGCTGGCAGAAAAATGCCATTTTTGGATATCTCAGTGATCTGAATATCAAAGTTGGGAAGCCAAATGACTTCTTCTGA
- the LOC123214714 gene encoding D-aminoacyl-tRNA deacylase isoform X1: MKGMKMVSLIVATTIDPASINPAKALLSMPGWRPGPSLQEIKSFANQDVRVLQHDKSIVVEDDLDNRWEEATGEIVNEVIFLSRHTAVSNRPALTVHPIGVPHLREGDALPQGGRPGWAAPPNPRIGPWLRLLKKIAVSHNLVPEFEITLEGTHHGPITNKPTLFVEIGSTEEYWQRQDAAQVVAELIWEGLGLGEGVAVGNWSRENDKKKVLLGIGGGHYAPRHMDIVMKGDVWVGHLLSGYSLPMEEPSQLKADTDAKDIGGTWKQAIKEAFEATKTAFPGGEILAHLDQKSFKGWQKNAIFGYLSDLNIKVGKPNDFF, translated from the exons ATGAAG GGAATGAAAATGGTGTCTCTGATTGTCGCCACCACAATCGATCCAGCCTCCATAAACCCAGCCAAAGCGCTCTTGTCCATGCCTGGCTGGCGCCCCGGTCCTTCCTTACAG GAAATAAAGAGCTTTGCCAATCAGGATGTGAGAGTTTTACAACACGACAAAAGCATCGTGGTGGAGGATGATTTAGACAACCGTTGGGAGGAAGCTACTGGTGAAATAGTAAACGAAGTCATATTTCTCAGCAGACACACTGCCGTTTCGAACCGTCCTGCTCTCACTGTTCACCCAATCG GGGTGCCTCATTTACGTGAAGGAGATGCGTTGCCGCAGGGTGGCAGGCCTGGGTGGGCCGCGCCACCAAATCCAAGAATTGGTCCCTGGCTCAGACTCTTAAAGAAAATCGCTGTCTCTCATAATTTAGTTCCTGAATTTGAG ATTACATTGGAGGGTACACATCATGGGCCGATAACAAATAAGCCGACTTTGTTTGTTGAGATTG GTAGTACAGAGGAATATTGGCAGAGACAGGATGCTGCCCAAGTTGTTGCTGAG TTAATTTGGGAAGGACTTGGTCTTGGGGAAGGTGTGGCTGTAGGAAATTGGAGCAG GGAGAATGACAAGAAGAAGGTTCTTCTTGGGATAGGTGGAGGACATTATGCACCTCGACATATGGACATAGTTAT GAAAGGTGATGTTTGGGTAGGCCATCTACTCTCTGGATATTCATTGCCAATGGAAGAGCCAAGCCAGTTAAAAGCAGATACTGATGCCAAAGATATTGGTGGAACATGGAAGCAGGCCATTAAAGAAGCTTTTGAGGCTACCAAAACAGCTTTTCCTGGTGGGGAAATTCTGGCACATCTTGATCAGAA GAGTTTCAAGGGCTGGCAGAAAAATGCCATTTTTGGATATCTCAGTGATCTGAATATCAAAGTTGGGAAGCCAAATGACTTCTTCTGA
- the LOC123213811 gene encoding uncharacterized protein LOC123213811 isoform X2, whose amino-acid sequence MRGEGVLRDHSQGRQWPGKRTLRGCKMKGNLDNVVYIDVDSENLDNVIIIDVPESLQQKIRGSNLGKGKNIQFRGIINIDDDESNGVEFSGVGVEGGTDLDSDTSSSKSFPAPESVHNSLNLSDDECQVVSEKNSVFRVSKCKQSCSGKFPCRNRYGLSSESESDSSDSDCSDCELMEGSFGKLHKEWEKASLKRKSNFCGGKSGFEDQSSPSCANDDAGAEGGKRAEQHSDAAAHCKSSTDNYKKHNSGMRCSFVESDQNVGQESSFHDEEQISPKTGTCFMGKQKKFIGERVTPQGFNWFFNHSKTGLEDEDGFLFKGQKSGTTYSNNERVFPSDKYEEFSQTSSCCASHQKAHNTGTGFMEKEKPVCKEPFVSSSRPSYKARAECSAAPFEHNVGDAFDESFLFKTSSPRMPEICNEKVGQVDTEKPDPERISECNTECAETQSKQGNSCSEELGEQVIGSTADSRPCNGRDPVYAQSDAVIPDLQNDIISKREKLKETDEYKRAMEEEWASRQLQLQIQGEEAQRLRKKRRAESIRLLDMERRQKLRLEEIRETQKKDEENMNLKEQLRVEVRKELHKLETTCIDMASLLQALGINVGGSFHPLSHEVRAAYKRALLKFHPDRASKTDIRQQVEAEEKFKLISRMKEKFLLT is encoded by the exons ATGAGAGGGGAAGGAGTTCTAAGAGATCATTCTCAAGGTAGACAGTGGCCTGGGAAGCGAACTCTTAGGGGCTGCAAGATGAAAGGGAATCTTGATAATGTTGTTTACATTGATGTCGACAGTGAAAATCTTGATAATGTCATTATCATTGATGTTCCTGAGTCTTTGCAACAAAAAATACGGGGATCTAATTTAGGGAAAGGTAAAAATATTCAGTTCAGAGGCATAATTAacattgatgatgatgaaagcAATGGAGTGGAGTTTTCCGGGGTTGGTGTAGAAGGTGGTACTGATTTGGACAGTGATACCTCTTCTAGCAAAAGTTTTCCTGCTCCTGAATCTGTGCATAATTCTCTGAACTTAAGCGATGATGAATGCCAGGTTGTTAGTGAAAAAAATTCTGTATTCAGAGTATCTAAGTGCAAGCAGTCCTGCTCTGGGAAATTTCCCTGTAGAAATCGTTATGGTTTAAGTTCAGAGAGCGAGAGTGACTCATCAGATAGTGATTGTTCTGATTGTGAGCTGATGGAAGGTTCTTTTGGAAAGCTTCATAAAGAGTGGGAAAAAGCTTCTCTGAAgagaaaatctaatttttgtgGAGGTAAATCTGGTTTTGAGGATCAATCTAGTCCCTCTTGTGCCAATGATGATGCAGGTGCTGAAGGAGGGAAAAGGGCTGAACAACACTCTGATGCTGCTGCTCACTGTAAATCTAGCACTGACAATTATAAGAAGCATA ATTCTGGAATGAGATGTTCTTTTGTGGAGTCTGATCAGAATGTTGGCCAAGAAAGTAGTTTTCATGATGAAGAGCAAATATCTCCTAAGACGGGAACCTGCTTTATGGGtaagcaaaaaaaatttataggaGAACGGGTTACTCCACAAGGATTTAACTGGTTTTTTAACCATAGTAAAACTGGTTTGGAGGATGAAGACGGTTTTTTATTCAAGGGCCAAAAATCTGGTACAACATATTCTAATAATGAGAGAGTTTTTCCAAGTGACAAATATGAAGAGTTTTCTCAGACATCTAGTTGCTGTGCGTCTCATCAAAAGGCTCATAATACTGGAACTGGATTCATGGAAAAAGAGAAACCTGTTTGTAAGGAGCCCTTTGTTTCAAGTTCTCGACCATCTTACAAAGCAAGAGCTGAATGTAGTGCAGCTCCTTTTGAGCATAATGTCGGGGATGCCTTTGACGAATCTTTCTTATTCAAGACTTCCTCACCAAGGATGCCGGAAATTTGTAATGAGAAGGTTGGCCAAGTAGATACAGAGAAACCTGACCCTGAGAGGATTTCTGAGTGTAACACAGAGTGTGCTGAAACACAAAGTAAGCAGGGGAATTCATGTTCTGAAGAACTTGGGGAGCAAGTTATTGGTTCAACAGCTGATAGTCGACCATGTAATGGAAGGGATCCAGTTTATGCTCAAAGTGATGCTGTGATACCTGATTtgcaaaatgatataattagtAAACGTGAAAAACTCAAGGAGACTGATGAATACAAGCGAGCAATGGAAGAAGAATGGGCATCCAGGCAGCTGCAGCTACAAATTCAG GGAGAAGAGGCCCAAAGGTTGCGTAAGAAAAGACGAGCAGAAAGCATCCGTTTATTAGACATGGAGAGAAGGCAAAAACTACGGCTGGAAGAAATTAGGGAGACACAAAAGAAG GATGAGGAGAATATGAACTTGAAAGAGCAACTCCGTGTTGAAGTGAGAAAGGAGCTTCATAAATTGGAAACAACATGCATTGATATGGCCTCATTACTTCAAGCCTTGGGAATCAATGTTGGAGGGAGTTTTCATCCCTTGTCACATGAA GTACGTGCAGCTTATAAACGAGCTTTGTTAAAATTTCATCCTGACCGTGCATCAAAGACTGACATTCGACAGCAAGTTGAAGCCGAGGaaaaatttaagcttatttCTCGCATGAAggagaaatttttattaacttaa
- the LOC123214713 gene encoding cytosolic sulfotransferase 12-like, whose product MPKVEQPTSLSKSMPAVEPSGGSLPKFLQDNGLTPECRDLTTSLPSERGWVADHLFQYQGFWHHVRQLQGVLTCQNHFQAQDSDILLVSTPKAGTTWLKAITFALVNRFLYVDHPQQHPLLTNNPHELVPFLELKLYVENQVPDLSTLPSPRIFSTHLPCVSLPTSVKDSACKLVYLCRNPKDTFVSLWHFTNKLRPAEMGENSLEEAFDKFCRGVSLYGPFWDHVLGYWEASLECPKRVMFLKYEEMKEEPKVHLRRLAEFLGCPFSPEEESQGLVDCILKLCSFDNLSNLEVNKKGKMSSGEEYKAFFRRGEVGDSANHLTEEMIRRLDEITEQKLHGSKLKL is encoded by the coding sequence ATGCCTAAAGTTGAGCAGCCTACTTCACTCTCCAAATCTATGCCGGCAGTTGAACCTTCTGGTGGTTCTCTACCTAAATTCTTGCAGGATAATGGTCTGACCCCAGAATGCAGAGACTTAACAACCTCCCTTCCCTCCGAAAGAGGTTGGGTTGCAGATCATCTCTTTCAATACCAAGGTTTTTGGCACCACGTTAGACAGTTGCAAGGAGTTTTAACATGTCAGAATCACTTCCAAGCTCAAGATTCGGACATCCTCCTTGTCTCCACTCCTAAGGCAGGCACCACTTGGTTAAAGGCCATAACATTTGCTCTAGTCAACCGTTTTCTCTATGTTGATCATCCTCAGCAACACCCTTTGCTCACAAATAACCCCCATGAACTTGTGCCTTTCTTGGAACTTAAACTATACGTTGAAAATCAGGTTCCTGATCTCTCCACCTTGCCCTCTCCAAGGATCTTTTCAACTCACTTGCCTTGTGTTTCCTTGCCCACATCCGTCAAGGACTCAGCTTGCAAACTTGTTTACTTGTGTAGAAATCCTAAAGACACATTTGTGTCACTTTGGCATTTTACAAACAAGCTGAGACCAGCAGAAATGGGTGAGAACTCTCTTGAAGAGGCTTTTGATAAGTTTTGCAGAGGAGTGAGTTTGTACGGACCCTTCTGGGATCACGTGTTGGGCTACTGGGAGGCAAGTTTAGAATGTCCAAAAAGGGTGATGTTCTTGAAGTATGAGGAAATGAAAGAAGAGCCAAAAGTTCATCTGAGGAGGTTGGCAGAGTTCTTGGGGTGTCCATTTTCGCCGGAAGAGGAGAGTCAAGGCTTGGTGGATTGTATCTTGAAATTATGTAGTTTCGATAACTTGAGCAATTTGGAAGTCAACAAGAAGGGGAAAATGTCATCCGGAGAGGAGTATAAGGCATTTTTCCGGCGAGGAGAGGTGGGAGATTCGGCGAATCATCTGACGGAAGAGATGATAAGGCGACTCGATGAGATCACTGAACAGAAGCTGCATGGGTCTAagctaaaattataa